A genomic segment from Gadus morhua chromosome 4, gadMor3.0, whole genome shotgun sequence encodes:
- the il7r gene encoding interleukin-7 receptor subunit alpha isoform X2: MTRISSKPTRNVTGEESLVIAAEHLTEGTMYQVKVRAIPFDLYGGSWSDWSNTVEFYINSKMGEGSAEFLHQMITVGIVSGILVIAIFCAICVTRKNIHHKIRAYTSYTHVPRIPSTLSPIYKQVKLGFAMNLEPEQFSQMNVQPMKKTEERPGESQAATAEPTAQREDSGFGLDQELSTSGMRWRSASDTSGFTGESASTALSESSEEETYSRPNNRSPSPSMGMHAAEGRRDASESSGDGQRDASPEVNGPTQPCRDAVYVTMSSFYYHNDQ, encoded by the exons ATGACAAGGATTTCCTCAAAACCA ACAAGGAACGTGACGGGGGAAGAGTCCCTGGTCATCGCAGCGGAGCACCTCACCGAAGGAACTATGTATCAAGTCAAGGTCCGAGCCATCCCATTCGACCTGTATGGGGGCAGTTGGAGTGACTGGAGCAACACTGTTGAATTTTACATCAACTCTA agatgggagaggggagtgCCGAATTTCTGCATCAGATGATCACTGTGGGGATTGTTTCCGGGATTTTGGTCATCGCCATCTTCTGTGCGATTTGTGTCACGAGAAAAAA CATCCACCATAAGATACGCGCGTACACCAGTTACACGCACGTACCAAGAATTCCATCAACCCTGTCGCCGATTTACAAGCAGGTCAAA CTGGGCTTCGCGATGAACTTAGAACCCGAACAGTTCAGTCAAATGAACGTTCAGCCGATGAAGAAGACGGAGGAGAGACCCGGCGAATCGCAGGCCGCGACCGCCGAGCCCACCGCCCAGCGGGAGGACAGCGGCTTCGGGTTGGACCAGGAGCTCTCCACGTCGGGGATGCGATGGAGGTCTGCCAGCGACACCAGCGGCTTCACCGGGGAGTCTGCCTCCACTGCCCTCAGCGAGAGCTCTGAGGAGGAAACCTACTCCCGGCCAAACAACAGAAGTCCCTCCCCTTCGATGGGCATGCACGCCGCTGAAGGAAGACGGGACGCCTCGGAGTCTTCTGGTGACGGCCAGAGAGATGCCAGCCCCGAGGTGAACGGACCCACCCAGCCCTGTAGGGACGCGGTCTATGTCACCATGTCCAGCTTCTATTATCACAATGACCAGTGA
- the il7r gene encoding interleukin-7 receptor subunit alpha isoform X1: MKKEREGKMPLWVTWILLPLIVRAQSGDAEETQKEDIKLFCTSHIGVGENSILTCNLVDRKRYIEDDEDEEDSIKSITVCKSFPPSCSKKMGNNMTITWIPLTYNYTFELRSGGVFSRVIDLRQIIKPKSPSVTSAVFQPESNQAMIYIKTPYDKDFLKTSNQLFQYYIWSAAGSELTRNVTGEESLVIAAEHLTEGTMYQVKVRAIPFDLYGGSWSDWSNTVEFYINSKMGEGSAEFLHQMITVGIVSGILVIAIFCAICVTRKNIHHKIRAYTSYTHVPRIPSTLSPIYKQVKLGFAMNLEPEQFSQMNVQPMKKTEERPGESQAATAEPTAQREDSGFGLDQELSTSGMRWRSASDTSGFTGESASTALSESSEEETYSRPNNRSPSPSMGMHAAEGRRDASESSGDGQRDASPEVNGPTQPCRDAVYVTMSSFYYHNDQ; encoded by the exons atgaagaaagagagagagggaaagatgcCCTTGTGGGTCACCTGGATTCTGCTCCCACTCATAGTACGAGCTCAGAGTGGGGATGCGGAGG AAACGCAGAAAGAAGATATTAAATTATTCTGCACATCCCACATCGGTGTTGGAGAGAACAGCATTTTAACATGCAACCTGGTGGATAGAAAGCGATATattgaagatgatgaagatgaagaggacAGCATAAAGAGCATCACTGTTTG CAAATCTTTTCCTCCAAGCTGTTCTAAGAAGATGGGGAACAACATGACAATAACCTGGATCCCGCTAACATACAATTATACCTTCGAGCTGAGGAGTGGCGGTGTCTTCAGCAGAGTGATAGACCTTCGGCAAATAA tCAAACCAAAAAGTCCTTCTGTGACGAGTGCCGTTTTTCAACCTGAGAGCAACCAAGCTATGATCTACATTAAGACTCCTTATGACAAGGATTTCCTCAAAACCAGTAATCAACTCTTTCAATACTACATTTGGAGTGCAGCGGGCAGCGAATTG ACAAGGAACGTGACGGGGGAAGAGTCCCTGGTCATCGCAGCGGAGCACCTCACCGAAGGAACTATGTATCAAGTCAAGGTCCGAGCCATCCCATTCGACCTGTATGGGGGCAGTTGGAGTGACTGGAGCAACACTGTTGAATTTTACATCAACTCTA agatgggagaggggagtgCCGAATTTCTGCATCAGATGATCACTGTGGGGATTGTTTCCGGGATTTTGGTCATCGCCATCTTCTGTGCGATTTGTGTCACGAGAAAAAA CATCCACCATAAGATACGCGCGTACACCAGTTACACGCACGTACCAAGAATTCCATCAACCCTGTCGCCGATTTACAAGCAGGTCAAA CTGGGCTTCGCGATGAACTTAGAACCCGAACAGTTCAGTCAAATGAACGTTCAGCCGATGAAGAAGACGGAGGAGAGACCCGGCGAATCGCAGGCCGCGACCGCCGAGCCCACCGCCCAGCGGGAGGACAGCGGCTTCGGGTTGGACCAGGAGCTCTCCACGTCGGGGATGCGATGGAGGTCTGCCAGCGACACCAGCGGCTTCACCGGGGAGTCTGCCTCCACTGCCCTCAGCGAGAGCTCTGAGGAGGAAACCTACTCCCGGCCAAACAACAGAAGTCCCTCCCCTTCGATGGGCATGCACGCCGCTGAAGGAAGACGGGACGCCTCGGAGTCTTCTGGTGACGGCCAGAGAGATGCCAGCCCCGAGGTGAACGGACCCACCCAGCCCTGTAGGGACGCGGTCTATGTCACCATGTCCAGCTTCTATTATCACAATGACCAGTGA